The Methanolacinia petrolearia DSM 11571 genome has a segment encoding these proteins:
- a CDS encoding P-II family nitrogen regulator — MKEILAIVRMKKTGATKRALIEAGVAGFTAMRVMGRGKLVHDENIITPCKDILKGMAPDDVIEEHESEEQIVTFLDDTRMFPRRLFTILAYDEDVPRIVEAIMKANRTERGAGDGKIFVTPVTDAIRVRTSESGDAAIW; from the coding sequence ATGAAGGAAATTTTGGCAATCGTGCGAATGAAGAAGACCGGCGCCACAAAGCGTGCCTTAATCGAAGCAGGTGTCGCCGGTTTTACCGCGATGAGGGTCATGGGCCGGGGAAAACTAGTCCATGACGAGAATATCATCACGCCATGCAAGGACATTCTGAAGGGCATGGCACCGGACGACGTCATCGAAGAGCATGAATCCGAAGAGCAGATCGTTACATTCCTCGACGACACGAGGATGTTTCCCAGACGTCTCTTCACGATCCTCGCGTATGACGAGGATGTCCCAAGAATAGTTGAAGCAATAATGAAGGCCAATCGCACAGAACGCGGTGCAGGCGACGGAAAGATCTTCGTAACCCCTGTAACAGATGCAATCCGTGTCCGCACGAGTGAATCGGGCGACGCTGCGATCTGGTAG
- a CDS encoding response regulator yields MADTIKGNAKKILIVEDDDLVASLIEDVLGKRNYTIIDKVTTGEEALDKAIKHLPDIILMDIRLEGRIDGITATRYITSLFGIPVIFISGEKNEELFRIAATAGPSSFITKPFTANDIYSNIEIALAKGEMKKKEKKNQFDLPAVILYKSLSEMDAYFILDEKGGIIFLNPYAEHMINTNISGAARESINKYLLFYNAATREPYRDTFNSIVRECNFFGEKSKIAIKMSNGSFRPAVTKSFVIYDLFQNQIGTVFRLHLKAKGEM; encoded by the coding sequence ATGGCAGATACGATAAAAGGCAATGCAAAAAAAATCTTAATTGTCGAAGATGACGATCTCGTTGCCTCGCTTATAGAGGACGTACTCGGCAAAAGAAATTATACAATCATCGATAAAGTCACCACAGGCGAGGAGGCGCTCGATAAGGCGATTAAACACCTGCCTGACATCATCCTTATGGATATCCGCCTGGAGGGGAGGATAGACGGGATTACTGCCACCAGGTACATAACATCACTCTTCGGGATCCCGGTGATATTTATTTCCGGAGAAAAAAACGAAGAACTGTTCAGGATAGCGGCCACGGCAGGGCCGAGCAGTTTTATTACAAAACCTTTTACTGCAAACGACATCTACTCGAATATTGAGATCGCTCTTGCAAAGGGTGAGATGAAGAAAAAAGAGAAGAAGAACCAGTTCGATCTCCCTGCGGTCATTCTATACAAATCTCTCTCAGAGATGGACGCCTACTTCATTCTCGATGAAAAAGGGGGAATTATATTTTTGAACCCTTATGCAGAACATATGATAAACACCAATATTTCCGGGGCTGCAAGGGAATCTATCAACAAGTATCTGCTCTTTTATAATGCGGCAACAAGGGAACCCTACAGGGATACGTTCAACAGCATTGTCAGGGAATGCAACTTCTTCGGGGAAAAATCAAAGATAGCTATAAAAATGTCGAACGGATCGTTCAGGCCTGCTGTGACCAAATCATTTGTCATCTATGACCTTTTTCAGAACCAGATCGGCACGGTCTTCAGACTCCACCTCAAGGCCAAAGGAGAGATGTGA
- the nifD gene encoding nitrogenase molybdenum-iron protein alpha chain, which translates to MTLTELNTDEIMTPYPDKVKKNRKKHIVAKTGEAASCPQIEANTRTVPGIISQRGCCYAGCKGVVVGPIKDMITITHGPIGCGYYSWGTRRNKARADEKTPPEHLFGTMCFSTDMQESDIVFGGEKKLTKMIDEVVEIFHPRAINICSTCPIGLIGDDLSAVSKAAEAKHGIPVLHYNCEGYKGVSQSAGHHIANNQIMERIIGTGTDELEGDYIINILGEYNIGGDGWEIERILKDIGYNVNSILTGDSAYVNIKNLHKAHLNLVQCHRSINYIAEMMETKYGTPWLKVNFIGVEATIESLRDMAQCFGDEDLIARTEMVIERELAAISPELERYRKICEGKTAFAFVGGSRSHHYQYLLRDLGMEVVVAGYEFAHRDDYEGREVIPTIKSDADSKNIPELHLEPDPEMYEEPHLHLKMSKGKYDKMVEMGKLGNYDGMYPDMIDGSVMIDDPNHYETEELIEIFHPDLIFSGVRDKYISHKMGVPSKQMHSYDYSGPYAGFRGAIIFAQDVANALSTPAWKMITPPWEKDETGGDE; encoded by the coding sequence ATGACACTTACTGAATTGAACACAGACGAGATAATGACTCCTTACCCTGACAAGGTGAAAAAGAACAGGAAGAAGCATATCGTCGCAAAGACCGGTGAGGCCGCCTCCTGCCCGCAGATCGAGGCGAATACGAGAACGGTCCCAGGCATAATATCCCAGAGGGGATGCTGTTATGCGGGCTGCAAGGGTGTGGTCGTAGGTCCGATAAAGGATATGATCACGATCACTCACGGCCCCATAGGCTGCGGCTACTACAGCTGGGGAACAAGGAGAAACAAGGCAAGAGCCGATGAGAAGACACCCCCCGAACACCTCTTCGGAACTATGTGCTTTTCGACCGACATGCAGGAGAGCGACATCGTCTTCGGCGGCGAGAAGAAGCTCACCAAGATGATCGACGAGGTCGTCGAGATATTCCACCCGAGAGCGATTAACATCTGCTCCACCTGTCCGATAGGACTTATCGGAGACGACCTGAGTGCAGTATCGAAGGCCGCAGAAGCAAAGCACGGGATTCCGGTTCTCCATTACAACTGCGAAGGCTACAAGGGAGTCAGCCAGTCGGCGGGCCACCACATCGCCAACAACCAGATAATGGAGCGGATCATCGGAACAGGAACAGACGAGCTGGAAGGCGATTACATCATCAATATCCTCGGCGAGTACAACATCGGCGGGGACGGATGGGAGATCGAGCGCATCCTCAAAGATATCGGGTATAATGTCAACTCGATCCTTACCGGCGATTCGGCCTATGTGAACATCAAAAACCTGCACAAGGCCCACCTCAACCTTGTCCAGTGCCACCGTTCGATCAACTACATCGCCGAGATGATGGAGACGAAGTACGGAACTCCCTGGCTGAAGGTGAACTTCATAGGAGTGGAGGCTACGATCGAGAGCCTTCGTGACATGGCGCAGTGCTTCGGGGACGAAGACCTGATTGCAAGAACTGAAATGGTTATCGAGCGCGAACTTGCCGCAATCTCACCGGAACTTGAAAGGTACCGCAAGATATGTGAAGGCAAGACGGCATTTGCATTCGTCGGCGGTTCACGAAGCCACCACTACCAGTACCTCCTCAGGGACCTGGGGATGGAGGTTGTGGTTGCAGGTTACGAGTTTGCCCACCGTGACGACTACGAAGGCCGTGAGGTAATCCCGACGATCAAGAGCGACGCCGACTCGAAGAACATCCCCGAGCTCCACCTCGAGCCGGACCCCGAGATGTACGAGGAGCCCCACCTCCACCTGAAGATGTCGAAGGGGAAGTATGACAAGATGGTGGAAATGGGAAAACTCGGCAATTACGACGGAATGTATCCCGATATGATCGACGGCAGCGTAATGATCGACGACCCGAACCACTACGAGACCGAGGAGCTCATAGAGATCTTCCATCCCGACCTGATATTCTCGGGAGTCAGGGACAAGTATATTTCGCACAAGATGGGAGTCCCGTCAAAGCAGATGCATTCGTACGACTACAGCGGCCCGTACGCCGGATTCAGGGGTGCGATAATCTTCGCACAGGATGTTGCAAACGCACTGTCGACCCCTGCATGGAAGATGATCACCCCGCCCTGGGAAAAGGACGAAACCGGAGGAGATGAGTAA
- the thiE gene encoding thiamine phosphate synthase, producing the protein MPYDLYVVTDREIGRGRTHQEIALEAAAGGADVIQFRDKTLLIREFIETAKEIRDITSASGAMFIVNDRIDAALAVGADGVHLGQNDMTADWARRISPPGFIIGISVGNVAEAIEAESAGADYVALSPVFSTVSKDDAGPGHGLEMLSRIRSNVDIPVIGIGGIGLHNVKDVLSAGADGIAVISAVAGADDIRSAAEEMKKIIAVEKRKNGLG; encoded by the coding sequence ATGCCGTATGATCTTTATGTCGTAACAGACAGGGAGATCGGTCGGGGGAGAACCCACCAGGAGATCGCCCTGGAGGCTGCTGCCGGAGGGGCGGATGTCATCCAGTTCCGGGACAAAACCCTGCTTATCCGGGAATTTATAGAAACAGCAAAGGAAATAAGGGATATTACATCCGCTTCGGGGGCCATGTTCATAGTAAATGACAGGATCGATGCCGCCCTTGCGGTGGGGGCCGACGGCGTTCACCTCGGGCAGAACGATATGACTGCCGATTGGGCAAGGAGAATATCCCCCCCGGGTTTTATCATTGGAATCTCAGTCGGAAACGTCGCTGAGGCGATTGAAGCGGAGTCAGCCGGAGCCGATTATGTTGCATTGAGCCCTGTCTTTTCAACAGTCTCCAAGGATGATGCAGGGCCGGGTCACGGGCTGGAGATGCTTTCTCGAATCCGGTCGAATGTTGATATCCCCGTGATCGGGATAGGGGGTATAGGATTGCATAACGTGAAGGATGTTCTATCGGCAGGTGCGGATGGTATCGCGGTAATCTCCGCCGTTGCCGGTGCAGACGATATCAGGTCGGCAGCAGAAGAGATGAAGAAAATAATTGCAGTTGAGAAAAGAAAGAACGGTCTTGGCTGA
- a CDS encoding YqhA family protein, with translation MSDNSPGLGKKLENSFERVLWSLRFIVLLGVIFGAISAIILFVVGSFEIFSVLNEAFFEVESHLSHETILIGLIGAIDFYLIGLVLLIFSFGIYELFISQIDIARSCGSFTNILEVRNLDDLKNKILKVIIMVLIVTFFQRVLDLDMASSIDALAMAISICLICIGVYYMGRHNI, from the coding sequence ATGAGCGACAACAGCCCCGGTCTCGGAAAGAAATTAGAAAATTCATTTGAAAGGGTTCTCTGGAGCCTGAGGTTCATAGTGCTCCTCGGGGTAATATTCGGTGCAATAAGTGCGATTATCCTCTTTGTCGTAGGATCGTTTGAGATCTTCAGTGTCCTCAACGAGGCCTTTTTTGAAGTTGAATCCCACTTATCACATGAAACGATACTCATCGGACTTATAGGTGCAATCGACTTCTACCTGATCGGCCTTGTACTCCTTATATTCAGTTTCGGAATATATGAGCTATTCATCTCCCAAATTGACATTGCAAGGAGCTGCGGAAGTTTCACAAATATTCTAGAAGTAAGGAACCTTGATGATCTTAAGAATAAGATCCTTAAGGTCATCATAATGGTGCTTATTGTAACTTTCTTCCAGAGAGTCCTCGACCTTGATATGGCGTCGTCAATCGACGCCCTTGCGATGGCAATCTCGATCTGCCTGATCTGCATAGGCGTTTATTATATGGGAAGGCACAACATCTGA
- the thiM gene encoding hydroxyethylthiazole kinase has translation MNGKDIAGIFARVRANRPLVHHITNIVTINDCANITISAGAAPVMTSDKAEAAEMVSAANALVLNIGTLTSFQVESMLEAGKRANELGIPVILDPVGAGATKLRTQTVMELLDRIDIAVIKGNAGEIGTIAGIEGGVRGVDSCGVLSDPEETVRACAESLNTTVVMSGPVDIISDGKKVMLVENGVSMMGNLSGTGCMGASLTGAFAAVEKDYAISSTAAFATFGRAGELAAVKSKGPYSFRTALFDELFSLNEADLAEHAKVRAKDAV, from the coding sequence ATGAACGGAAAGGATATAGCTGGGATCTTTGCAAGAGTGAGAGCGAACCGGCCTCTTGTGCATCATATTACGAATATCGTGACAATAAACGACTGCGCAAATATTACCATATCTGCCGGTGCTGCACCGGTGATGACCTCGGACAAGGCCGAAGCCGCCGAGATGGTCTCCGCTGCGAATGCTCTCGTCCTGAATATCGGTACACTGACCTCTTTTCAGGTTGAATCAATGCTTGAGGCAGGGAAAAGAGCAAACGAACTCGGGATTCCCGTAATCCTGGACCCGGTTGGTGCAGGGGCCACAAAACTAAGGACTCAGACCGTTATGGAGCTCCTCGACAGGATCGATATCGCGGTAATAAAGGGCAATGCCGGTGAGATTGGCACGATCGCAGGAATAGAGGGCGGTGTTCGCGGTGTAGACTCGTGCGGTGTCCTGAGCGATCCCGAAGAGACCGTACGTGCATGTGCCGAGAGCCTGAATACAACAGTCGTAATGAGCGGCCCGGTCGATATAATCTCCGACGGGAAGAAAGTGATGCTTGTAGAAAACGGCGTTTCCATGATGGGAAATCTCTCGGGAACCGGGTGCATGGGGGCCTCCCTCACAGGAGCTTTCGCTGCAGTGGAAAAAGACTATGCCATCTCTTCAACGGCAGCCTTTGCAACTTTCGGAAGAGCCGGCGAACTCGCAGCCGTGAAGTCTAAAGGTCCATATTCGTTTCGGACTGCCCTTTTTGACGAGCTTTTCAGCCTGAATGAAGCCGATCTCGCGGAACATGCAAAGGTGAGGGCGAAGGATGCCGTATGA
- a CDS encoding IS5 family transposase has protein sequence MSENWYINFVKTSLEVIDNSHVPLRSSKFSKKKYTQHQLLTLIILKEKIGKDYRDFIELLPNLTTITDILQLEQIPHYTTLQKFLSRIPSLTFRIILKNVIRRLHQKGNQIRITSIDSTGFTSSYASYYYSKRINKTRKSFIKASIAVDSDKLIIMGWKFSKVPVHDSQHAKSLINQVSRITKTDCFTMDKGYDSEKIHQYIRDVIGAESIIPVRKWNGNIYSGKYRKEMIENFNQEKYGQRNMVETVFSVIKRKYKENVRSRKYFNQIKEIKIRMLIHNMTL, from the coding sequence ATGTCTGAAAACTGGTACATCAACTTTGTGAAAACATCCCTTGAAGTAATAGATAATTCACATGTACCCCTTCGATCCTCTAAGTTTTCAAAAAAGAAATATACTCAGCACCAACTTCTAACATTAATCATATTAAAAGAAAAGATAGGTAAAGATTATCGAGATTTTATAGAATTACTCCCTAATTTAACAACGATTACCGATATTCTTCAATTAGAACAAATACCTCATTATACAACTCTTCAAAAATTTCTTTCAAGAATTCCTTCACTCACATTTCGTATAATCCTAAAAAATGTGATTAGAAGATTACACCAGAAGGGTAATCAAATCAGGATTACATCGATAGATTCTACTGGATTTACCAGTTCATATGCAAGTTATTACTATTCAAAAAGAATCAATAAAACTCGTAAAAGTTTTATTAAGGCTTCAATTGCTGTTGATTCTGATAAATTAATTATTATGGGATGGAAATTTTCGAAGGTACCGGTACATGACTCTCAACATGCAAAATCTCTCATTAACCAAGTCAGCAGAATAACAAAAACTGATTGCTTCACGATGGATAAAGGATATGATTCTGAAAAGATTCATCAATATATCAGAGATGTTATTGGAGCTGAATCAATAATTCCTGTTAGGAAATGGAATGGAAATATCTACTCTGGAAAGTACAGGAAGGAAATGATTGAGAATTTCAATCAGGAAAAATACGGGCAGAGAAATATGGTGGAGACTGTATTTTCAGTAATTAAAAGGAAATACAAAGAGAATGTCAGATCGAGGAAATATTTCAACCAGATAAAAGAGATCAAAATCAGAATGCTAATCCACAATATGACTCTCTAA
- a CDS encoding flavodoxin family protein, whose protein sequence is MKVVAFNGSPKKDGNTAILLQKVLTELEREGIDTEIIHIGGQKVHGCTACMKCMENQDRKCVFDDDFVNNCIRKMEEADGIIIGSPTYFADVSTEVKALIDRAGFVGMVNGGMFARKIGAAVIAVRRSGGIHAYDTINHFFGISSMITVGSSNWNLGLGLEPGDVENDVEGMQTMQTLGINMAWILKKIHR, encoded by the coding sequence ATGAAAGTCGTAGCATTTAACGGAAGTCCGAAAAAAGACGGGAACACGGCGATACTCCTGCAAAAAGTCCTCACAGAGCTTGAAAGGGAAGGTATAGATACCGAGATCATCCATATCGGAGGACAGAAAGTCCACGGGTGCACCGCCTGCATGAAATGCATGGAAAACCAGGACAGAAAATGTGTCTTCGACGATGATTTCGTCAACAACTGCATCAGGAAGATGGAAGAAGCCGACGGTATCATCATCGGGTCGCCGACATACTTTGCCGATGTATCCACAGAAGTAAAGGCGCTGATCGACCGGGCAGGATTCGTCGGGATGGTCAACGGGGGAATGTTTGCCAGAAAGATCGGTGCCGCAGTAATCGCCGTGAGGAGATCGGGAGGCATTCATGCATACGATACGATCAATCACTTCTTCGGAATCAGCAGTATGATAACCGTTGGATCATCCAACTGGAATCTCGGCCTCGGGCTCGAACCCGGGGATGTGGAGAACGATGTCGAAGGTATGCAGACCATGCAGACCCTCGGGATAAATATGGCATGGATTCTGAAGAAGATCCACAGGTGA
- the nifH gene encoding nitrogenase iron protein, with amino-acid sequence MRQIAIYGKGGIGKSTTTQNTVAALAASGKKVMVVGCDPKADSTRLLLHGLCQKTVLDTLRDEGDDIDLEDVLKPGFGETMCVESGGPEPGVGCAGRGIITSINLLESLGAYTDDLDYVFYDVLGDVVCGGFAMPIREGKAQEIYIVASGELMALYAANNISKGIQKYAETGGVRLGGIICNSRKVDHELELLQAFATELGSQLIYFVPRDNLVQRAEINKKTVVDFDPESNQANEYRSLAAAIDGNKMFVIPKPMSQDRLEELMMEHGFLGL; translated from the coding sequence ATGCGACAGATAGCAATTTACGGAAAGGGTGGTATCGGAAAGTCGACTACCACACAGAACACAGTAGCGGCACTTGCAGCTTCAGGAAAGAAGGTCATGGTAGTCGGGTGCGACCCGAAGGCCGATTCAACGAGGCTTTTGCTCCACGGACTATGCCAGAAGACGGTGCTTGACACACTAAGGGATGAAGGAGACGACATAGACCTTGAGGATGTCCTCAAGCCCGGTTTCGGAGAGACTATGTGCGTTGAATCCGGAGGTCCTGAACCTGGTGTAGGCTGTGCAGGAAGGGGTATCATCACATCGATCAACCTCCTTGAATCACTCGGTGCATATACCGACGATCTCGACTACGTCTTCTACGATGTCCTTGGTGATGTCGTATGCGGAGGATTCGCAATGCCTATCCGTGAAGGAAAGGCTCAGGAGATCTATATCGTTGCCTCAGGAGAACTGATGGCACTCTACGCTGCAAACAACATCTCCAAGGGTATCCAGAAGTATGCCGAAACAGGCGGTGTAAGGCTCGGGGGAATCATATGCAACAGCCGTAAGGTCGACCACGAACTCGAACTCCTCCAGGCATTTGCAACAGAACTCGGCTCGCAGCTCATCTACTTCGTTCCCCGTGACAACCTCGTCCAGAGGGCGGAGATCAACAAGAAGACAGTCGTCGATTTCGATCCCGAATCCAACCAGGCAAACGAGTACCGCAGCCTTGCAGCTGCAATCGACGGCAACAAGATGTTCGTCATCCCGAAGCCCATGAGCCAGGATCGCCTCGAAGAACTAATGATGGAGCACGGTTTCCTCGGACTCTGA
- a CDS encoding P-II family nitrogen regulator has product MLFVRAIVRPEKKDEVLENLSAGGFHAATVVDVVGRGKQKGIRMGDVFYDEIPKTLILVAIEDKDKDKITDIIIKTAKTGTSGNFGDGKIFISPVEEAYTISKGTKGL; this is encoded by the coding sequence ATGCTGTTCGTAAGAGCGATAGTCAGGCCCGAAAAGAAGGATGAGGTCCTAGAAAACCTCTCGGCAGGCGGATTTCATGCCGCAACAGTCGTCGACGTAGTCGGCCGCGGAAAACAGAAGGGTATCAGGATGGGAGACGTCTTCTACGACGAGATCCCAAAGACCCTGATCCTCGTTGCCATCGAAGACAAGGACAAGGACAAAATTACGGATATAATAATAAAGACCGCAAAAACCGGCACCAGCGGAAACTTCGGTGACGGAAAGATATTCATAAGCCCGGTAGAGGAGGCATACACGATCTCCAAAGGAACAAAGGGTCTCTGA
- a CDS encoding phosphoglycerate kinase, with translation MKIGRLEDLGSLRGTALLRVDFNSPIDPSSNMILDDKRFREHAPTVKALEDSKCVIVTHQSRPMKKDFTNLRAHAERLERLIGRPVDYIDDIFGACARDAVKTMDYGEVLMLENVRFNSEEVLTMDGEDAMKTHLVKGLSAMADYYVFDAFGTAHRSQPTIVGLPRVMRSVAGLLMDKEVSTLSKVLTDAPGPVTFVLGGTKVDDSLAVAKNALEAGITDNVVFTGVVANVVYLAEGKKIGKPSTDLVHSLGYDKEIEVAAELLKKYSDRIVTPDHVAVKEDGVRAEYPLENMPQDKGIMDLGIESLAELTGIISNSGTIVLNGPAGVFEDEQFSAGTYELIRASEKAEFSVVGGGHTAAVIEKMGVADRFSHISTGGGACIEFLTGKKLPAVEALEYSKEKFW, from the coding sequence ATGAAGATTGGAAGGCTTGAGGATCTTGGTTCCCTCCGGGGAACTGCTCTTTTGCGCGTGGATTTCAATTCCCCGATTGATCCTTCGTCGAATATGATTCTTGACGACAAGCGCTTCCGCGAGCATGCGCCGACGGTAAAGGCGCTTGAGGACTCAAAATGCGTTATTGTGACGCACCAGAGCAGGCCGATGAAGAAGGACTTTACGAATCTCAGGGCACATGCCGAAAGGCTTGAGCGCCTGATTGGCCGGCCGGTCGACTATATCGACGATATATTCGGTGCATGTGCAAGAGATGCCGTGAAGACAATGGACTACGGCGAAGTCCTGATGCTCGAAAATGTCAGGTTCAATTCGGAGGAAGTCCTGACGATGGACGGCGAGGATGCCATGAAGACGCATCTTGTAAAGGGGCTCTCGGCAATGGCTGATTACTATGTATTCGATGCATTCGGAACCGCCCACCGCTCACAGCCCACAATCGTCGGTCTCCCGAGGGTGATGAGATCGGTCGCCGGCCTTCTGATGGATAAAGAGGTATCAACTCTCTCAAAGGTTCTCACAGATGCACCCGGCCCGGTCACCTTTGTGCTCGGAGGAACGAAGGTCGACGACTCTCTTGCAGTTGCCAAAAACGCTCTTGAAGCAGGGATCACCGATAATGTAGTCTTTACCGGAGTCGTTGCAAATGTCGTGTATCTTGCCGAAGGAAAGAAGATCGGAAAGCCGTCGACGGATTTGGTACACTCTCTCGGTTATGATAAGGAGATCGAAGTTGCTGCAGAGCTCCTCAAAAAATATTCAGACAGAATTGTAACCCCCGACCATGTCGCGGTGAAGGAGGACGGAGTGCGTGCCGAGTACCCGCTCGAAAATATGCCGCAGGACAAGGGAATAATGGATCTGGGGATAGAATCGCTGGCTGAACTTACGGGGATCATATCAAACTCAGGGACTATTGTCCTGAACGGGCCGGCTGGTGTTTTTGAGGACGAGCAGTTCTCTGCGGGAACATACGAACTGATACGGGCGTCGGAGAAGGCGGAGTTTTCGGTCGTTGGAGGAGGCCATACTGCGGCTGTCATCGAGAAGATGGGCGTCGCCGACAGGTTCAGCCATATATCGACCGGTGGCGGTGCCTGCATAGAGTTCCTGACAGGGAAGAAACTCCCTGCAGTCGAGGCTCTCGAATATTCAAAAGAAAAATTCTGGTAG
- a CDS encoding bile acid:sodium symporter family protein, with amino-acid sequence MTPFDLILWLIYFFIVSSMFQIGLNLGVKEILDPFRKPGVLVNSLLLNLIAIPLAGVGLAILLGLDGVALFGFLIMACSPGASYGPKIIEFAGGDVGHSIGVMFLLCMIAIISAPLTVFLLVPGTGSIDIWPVIQTLAIIQVIPLFFGMFLKAKRPHLAERASGPVFWISNISALVVVILAFGLKFFSESESSLAGIIGIRGILAIVLLVFISLAAGYYLGGSAEGTKKSMAVSTSIRNAGVAFLIGVGSFEDGHGVLSVIILYIFFQTLITGLLAGWWGWKNFKENGMAETGISS; translated from the coding sequence GTGACTCCTTTCGACCTGATCCTTTGGCTGATCTATTTTTTTATCGTCTCGTCGATGTTCCAGATCGGCCTGAATCTCGGGGTAAAAGAGATACTCGATCCGTTCAGAAAACCCGGTGTGCTCGTTAATTCTCTTTTGCTGAACCTTATCGCGATACCTCTCGCAGGTGTGGGGCTTGCGATTCTCCTCGGTCTTGACGGAGTCGCCCTCTTCGGATTTTTGATAATGGCCTGTTCGCCCGGGGCTTCATACGGGCCAAAGATAATCGAGTTCGCCGGAGGGGACGTAGGGCATTCGATAGGCGTCATGTTCCTCCTGTGTATGATCGCGATAATTTCCGCCCCGCTTACGGTCTTTCTGCTGGTACCAGGAACCGGCAGTATCGATATCTGGCCGGTAATTCAGACGCTTGCAATAATACAGGTGATCCCTCTCTTCTTCGGTATGTTTTTGAAGGCGAAGAGGCCGCACCTTGCGGAGAGGGCATCTGGCCCCGTCTTCTGGATCTCCAATATCTCTGCGCTTGTAGTCGTGATTCTTGCATTCGGACTGAAGTTCTTCTCGGAATCAGAATCCTCCCTCGCGGGAATTATCGGCATACGCGGGATCCTTGCGATCGTCCTGCTCGTGTTCATATCCCTTGCAGCGGGTTACTATCTCGGGGGATCGGCGGAGGGGACTAAGAAATCGATGGCGGTCAGCACCTCTATCCGCAATGCCGGTGTGGCATTTCTTATAGGTGTGGGGAGTTTTGAGGATGGCCACGGCGTTCTCTCTGTAATCATCCTCTATATCTTCTTCCAGACCCTGATCACCGGGCTGCTTGCCGGGTGGTGGGGGTGGAAGAATTTCAAAGAGAATGGTATGGCTGAAACGGGAATCAGTTCGTGA
- a CDS encoding potassium channel family protein: MKEADHSSDEYKGTGYEVFILLLSALSVFNIIFYLLPDLVPAATEIVGIIDLFISLVFMADFLFRFFTYDSKYHYFFKNWGWADLLSAVPFPIAKIFRLFRIIRIVYVMRKNGVDKIRKEMSKNRAEVALFFILIFIIIIIELSSVLVVQFESVSPKANILTGGDAIWWACVTVTTVGYGDFYPVTVKGRIVGIVLMISGVSVFGTLAGFLSTKLVSRKEDTLPDPEITAKIGEIHSLLKECRGFQDDLSSRLAELENNVPGKEKK, encoded by the coding sequence ATGAAGGAAGCGGATCATTCTTCTGACGAATATAAAGGCACCGGATATGAAGTCTTCATCCTGCTGTTGTCTGCTCTTTCCGTATTCAATATAATATTCTATCTCCTCCCCGATTTGGTCCCTGCGGCGACGGAGATCGTTGGTATAATCGATCTCTTCATCAGTTTAGTTTTCATGGCTGATTTTCTCTTCCGTTTTTTTACATATGATTCCAAATACCATTATTTCTTTAAAAACTGGGGATGGGCCGATCTCCTATCTGCAGTTCCTTTCCCAATAGCCAAGATCTTCCGTCTTTTCAGGATAATACGGATTGTCTATGTGATGAGAAAGAACGGCGTCGATAAGATCCGGAAAGAGATGTCGAAGAACAGGGCCGAGGTTGCCTTATTCTTCATCCTGATATTCATCATAATAATTATCGAACTATCGTCGGTCCTTGTGGTCCAGTTTGAAAGTGTGTCCCCGAAAGCAAATATTCTTACCGGGGGAGATGCCATCTGGTGGGCGTGCGTAACAGTTACAACTGTCGGATACGGAGATTTTTATCCGGTTACGGTCAAAGGAAGAATTGTGGGTATAGTGCTTATGATCTCGGGAGTCAGCGTTTTCGGAACACTGGCAGGTTTTCTGTCGACCAAACTTGTATCCCGGAAAGAGGATACCCTGCCCGACCCGGAGATTACCGCAAAGATTGGGGAGATTCATTCGCTCTTAAAGGAATGCAGGGGTTTTCAGGACGATCTCTCGTCCAGGCTTGCAGAACTTGAAAATAATGTCCCTGGTAAAGAAAAGAAATAA